A region of the Stieleria sp. JC731 genome:
CCGTCGCCAGTAACCGAATGCGTTTTGTGCACTGCGAAGAGATGGTTGATTTGGGTGGCAAGGTCACGTTCAGCAATGATGAACTGGTCAACGATTCCGATCACGAACTGATGGACGGAGTCGTCGTGCGACGCGGACCTGACGGACGCACCGAGGCTGCGGTGATCGGATCACTTTCGCAAGGTGAATCAACTGCCGTCAACTACGTGCCGATTAATCAGATCAGCCCGACGGTCGATTTGCCCTTGAAAATCGACGCATTGATGCAGCGGTTGATCGCAAAGGACTCTCTTCCGTTGGATTCGACACGATTGGTTTGCCGAATCGAAGGTCGCATTGATGGGCTAAATATCAGTCCCAGTGCTAGCCAAAGCATCACGCAAACAGTCATGCTGGTTCATTTGGAACAGCCCCCGTTCCCCACGCTCGAAACCGATCGCAACCTCGCTTCATCTTTCGCCAGATCGGTTAAAGCCAAAGACGTTGCCGAAACGCCATCCGGCACTGACGACACGAAAAACTAGCCACGACGATAATCGATGATCACACTGACCGGATTCGGAAAAGACTACGGCGATTTCACCGCGGTTCAGTCACTTGATCTGCACATCGATGCAGGCGAAACGTTTGGCTTCATCGGTCCCAACGGAGCCGGAAAGAGCACAACGATTCGATTTCTGGCGACCTTGTTGCGGGCAACGCGTGGATGCGGCGAAGTCGCTGGCTGCGACGTGATGGCGGATCCAGTTGGCGTCCGTCAGGCGGTTGGGTACATGCCGGATAACTTCGGCGTTTATGACGGAATGCGGGTTTGGGAGTTTCTCGATTTCTTTGCCGTGGCCTATCGCATCGGTCGAAAGGATCGCAAACAAATCATCGACAATGTTTTGGAATTGCTGGACCTGACACATAAGCGTGATGACTTTGTCAACGGTTTATCACGTGGTATGAAACAACGCCTTTGTCTGGCCAAAACGCTTGTTCATGACCCGCCGGTTTTGATTCTTGACGAACCGGCTAGCGGTCTCGATCCACGTGCCCGCGTCGAAGTCAAAGAGCTGCTCAAAGAACTGCGGCGAATGGGAAAAACGATCCTAATCAGCAGCCACATCCTGACGGAGTTGGCAGACTGCTGCACCTCGATCGGAATCATCGAGCGCGGTCAGCTGTTGATGCACGGGCCGATCGATCAGGTCTACCGTCAAATTCGCCGGAATCGCCACGTCGAGATTCAATTTGTAAAAGGCAAAGAGGCTGGGCTGTCGATCTTGCGAAGTTCACCACACTTGCGTTCGATCGAGGAAGCGCCAAGCTATGTGTTGGCAGAGTTGGAAACCGATGACGAAGGCTTAGCTGAACTGATGGAGGCGATGATCGCCGAAGGGGTCCGGATGCGAAGCTTCAATGATCGGGCTCCAACTTTGGAAGATGTGTTTATGACGGTAACCAAAGGTCTTGTGACGTGAAGCCCCGGATCTCGGGAATCCAGATCGCGGGAGTTGCGTTCGTTGTTGGGGTTATCCTGGCAACGGTTTCTCCGCTTCTGTCCGGCAAGCGAATCGCGTTTCGCGATTCCAGTCATTTCTACCTGCCGCTCTATGAGTACGTCGCAAAACGGACGCAGCATGAATGGATGCCGCTTTGGAATCCCCTAGATCAAACAGGGATCCCATTAATCGGCGAGTCCTCCACTGCAGTTCTATACCCGGTACGACATTTGGCATATTCGCTGCCAATTTCGCCGGAAGCAGCTCTGAATGCGTACCTGATCTTTCATCTATTGTTGGCAAGTGCCGGCGCCGGATGGCTGGCCCGCAGATGGTCGATGACGTCCCTCGGGGTTGCGGCTGCAAGCTTGGTTTACCCCTTGTCTGGAAGCGTACTCGGGTTGATGTCTAACCCGCCATTCTTGGTCGGGGCCGCGTACCTGCCGTGGGCATTGTCATGGTTGCTGGGGCCGGCACCTTGCTCTCAGATGCAAAAACGAAAACGCACGGCAGCTTGGTTGCGGAGCATTTGCTTTGGCGGGGCTTCGCTGGCGATGATGGTACTTGGCGGAGACCCACAAACCGCATTACATGTTGTCCTGGTATGTGGCTTCCTGTCGTTTGTGCAGAGTTTCAAAAAGCAGTGCCGCAAAACGATATCGGATGATGCCAACAGTCAGGCTATTACTAAGCAATCAAAGGGCGGCTATTGGCAACGGCTTTTTCGGCAACAAACGCAGTTAGTTTCTGCATGTTGTTTGGCTGCCCTGATAGCCGCACCGCAGATCGCCGCGTCATGGCATTGGAGCCGCCAAAGTGATCGAGCGAGTTCGGCAACTGAACGAGTCGATTTGTATGACTTTTCGGTACCACCGTGGCACTTGGCGGAACTCATTTCACCACGTCCATTTGGACATCCATTTCCAATCAACCTGCGAATTTCGAAGCTGATTCCTGGTGACGGAAGGATGTGGACCCCCAGCCTATACGCCGGGTTCATCGTCGGCTTCGCTTTGATCTGTCGCCTGCTGTTTCGCCGGTCCGAAGCGACGGACCCGTTTGCGATGTTGGCGGTCATCGCGATGCTGTTGTCGTTTGGACATTTCGGACTCGTTTGGCTGTTGCAACAACTGCCTGGAACGCTACAGGATACAAACAGCGCTGCCGGAGGTCTCTACTGGGCGCTCTGTCAAATCGTGCCGGGCTACGAGAGCTTTCGATATCCGGCAAAGTGGTTGCCTGTGTTTGCGATCGCGGCATCGATGGTAACGGGACGATGGTTGTCAACTTTCCAAATGAGCCACTTTAGAATCAAACGTGAACGGTCATTGTTGCTAGCTCTGGCAGGCCTATTACTAGTTTCCGTTGGTGCGATTCAATTCGCCAGCTGGTATTGGACTCAGCAAGCTCTAGCACACAAAGTTCCTGTTCCACGTGACGAGTACTGGGGGCCGCTCAACATTGCGTTGGCAATTCAACTCATTCGCACATCATTGCTTTGGTCGCTGTTGATGCTTCTTGGCGTTCTGTGGCTTACAAAACCAAAGTCCGCAACGAGCCAAAGTGGTTCAAGCCGTGCCCGTCCATATTTTGTATCGGCGGCTTGGTTGACTTTGATCGCAGTCGATTGCGCCTTTAGCGGCTACAACTTAATTCCCATGGTGTCGATCGAGCGTGAAAGGCAAGTTGCCAATCAAATTACGCCACCAAAGGTGCCATCAACTCGAGCGTTACGGACTCAAAAGGACAATGACGCAGGCGTTTGGCCTGAGGGTTGGCGCGGTTCAGATTCGCCAAATCGTGCACTTCAAGTTGCCGCAAGTGAACGCGTCGCGTGGTTCGGACGGTGGCATCTTGCGGACAACCAAGCGGTGCTAAACAGCATGGTTTCGATCAAGAGCAAACACTGGTCGGACTTTTGGAAAGAGGCCAATGAGGTGTTGCCCGCGTTAACTGCAAGCGAACGTGATCGATTTTGGCGATCGCTACAGCAATGGCTTGCCGTCGATGCGATATCCCAAGTGGATGGTCGAAAGTCGATGGCAGCGGACGGTTTGGCATATGTCTTCGTCACGCGACGCAAAATCAACAGTCAACCAATGGCACGATTGGCAACGAATTGGCAACAGGCCACAACGATGAACGCTCTGGTTCACGATTTGGCTCTCGGCGATGTCACGACCGTACCTAGGCTGAACGATCCAGCTCCTGAGCCTGAAAAGCGATCGGCGGGAAATGGGCAGCTTCAAGGTGGCAATGTTAACTCACAGTCGGACGGCGAACCCGATCGCCCAAAGGATTGTCAACTGACGCAGATCAACAATCACCATTTCCGCGTCACCAACGATGTTACGTGTTTGCTGGTGCGAAGCATATTCCAAGACGGAAACTGGACGGCCACAATTAGGTCGCTGGGTGGATCCGAAGCTGAGGACAGGGGTGAAGAACGCTTTGTTGAAGTCCTGCAAAGTAGCTTTCTAAACCAGGCCGTCCAGGTTCCACCGGGAGATTGGGAAGTCGAATTCACTTACCGGCCTTTTTGGAAAGGACCTTCGTTGGTAGCCAGCTGTCTAGGCGTGGCAATTTTCTCGATCGGGATGCTTAGCTCCGTTGCCATCTCGCGATCGGCCAAAAAAATGTCGCCTTAGCGAGTCATCGAAGGTTCGCTGGACGGTGCGTCGTAAAAATTCGGCGGATTGTCGCGCGAATTGTGGCGTTGGGAGAAGGTCTTTTCCGAATGCTGAAAACTCGGTGATTGTTGATTTTGCCGATGCCCGTTA
Encoded here:
- a CDS encoding ABC transporter ATP-binding protein; translation: MITLTGFGKDYGDFTAVQSLDLHIDAGETFGFIGPNGAGKSTTIRFLATLLRATRGCGEVAGCDVMADPVGVRQAVGYMPDNFGVYDGMRVWEFLDFFAVAYRIGRKDRKQIIDNVLELLDLTHKRDDFVNGLSRGMKQRLCLAKTLVHDPPVLILDEPASGLDPRARVEVKELLKELRRMGKTILISSHILTELADCCTSIGIIERGQLLMHGPIDQVYRQIRRNRHVEIQFVKGKEAGLSILRSSPHLRSIEEAPSYVLAELETDDEGLAELMEAMIAEGVRMRSFNDRAPTLEDVFMTVTKGLVT